In Luteipulveratus mongoliensis, the DNA window TGGCGTACGGGTTGCCCGTGCGCGAGTCGATCCTGGTCAGCGGCTGCTCGTAGTCCAGCAGCAAAGCCTCGTGGCTCGCGAAGAACTCGACCGTCCGCATCGCGTCGAAGTCAGCGCCACAGGCGTCCATGAAGCGCATCGCACGGTCGATGTCACGAGCAGTCGTCTCGTAGCGCGCGTAAGCGGAGTTGGCGATGAAGCCACGGTTCCACTCGTGCACGTGCCGCAGGTCGGCGAAGCCACCGGTGGTGAACGCGCGCACGAGGTTCAGCGTCGCCGAGGACGTGTGGTACGCCCGTGCCAGGCGGTCCGGGTCGGGGCGCCGAGCCTCGGGCGAGAACGCGAAGTCGTTGACCATGTCGCCGCGGTACGCCGGCAGGGTCACGTCTCCCCGCGTCTCGGTGTCCTTGCTGCGGGGCTTGGCGTACTGACCCGCGATCCGGCCCATCTTGATGACCGGGGTACTGGCGCCGTAGGTGAGGACGGCCGCCATCTGCAGGATCGTCTTGACCCGGTCGCGGATGTTGTCGGCCGTTGCCGAGTCGAACATCTCGGCGCAGTCGCCGCCCTGCAGGAGGAACGCCTCACCACGCGCCGCGTCGGCCAGTCGGCTGCGCAGCACGTCGCACTCCCCCGCGAACACCAACGGCGGATACGACGCCAGCGTCTCGCGGACACGCTCCAAGGAGCCGTCCTGCGGCCAGCTCGGACGCTGGGCGGTCGGCAGGTCCGGCCACTGCAGGCCGGGCGTGCTGGAGGGAACGACAGGGGCGGTCGGGGCCGTGGTGCTCACCGCCCCAGGGTAGTTGCCTCGCGCGCGAGTGTCCGTGCTGCCCAGGTCGCGGACTCGTCGCGCAGTTAGGTTGGCGGGATGACCTTCTCGATCGTCGCTCGCAGCGGCGCCGCCCATGGTGTGGCAGTCGCCAGCAAGTTCCTCGCAGTGGGGTCGGTCGTGCCCGCAGTCGACGCCCGTGGGGCGGTCGCAACACAAGCCTGGGCGCGGACGGCGTACAAGCAAGAGCTCCTCGAGCTCTTGGCCAAGGGCGTCGAGACGTCCACGGCTCTCGACCAGGCCACCAGTGCGGACGAGGGCCGCGAGGCCCGCCAGGTCGGCGTCGTCGGCCCGAGTGGTCCGGCCACGTTCACCGGGGCCGACGCGACCCCATGGTGCGGCGGGCGGACCGGTGAGGACGGAGCGGACGCGTACGCCATCCAGGGCAACATCCTGGTCGGCGAGGAGGTCGTCCTCGAGATGGAGCAGCAGTGGCTGCGCGGGGCGCACCTGCCGTTCGCGGACCGGCTGGCCCAGGTGCTGCTCGCCGGAGATCGTGCCGGCGGCGACCGTCGCGGTCGGCAGTCAGCGGCTCTGCTGGCCTACTCGCCCGGCACGGGTTACGACGACAGCGGTGTGCTGGCGGACCTGCGGGTCGACGACCACGACGACCCGGTGCCGGAGCTGATCCGGCTGCTGGACCTGCAGGACCTCTACCTCGGCCGCCCCACCACGGTGCTCCGCCTGCAGGGCAACCTGGCCGAGGAAGTGGCCGCGAGGCTGCAGGCGACCGGCCGGCGTACCGAGGACGTCAGCGCTGCTTTGGCCGACTGGGCAGGCGTCGAGAACCTCGAGATGCGCCTGACCGACGACGGGATCGATGCGCGGGTGCTGCAGGTCCTGCGCGAACGGACCGGCGAGCTGCCGACCTAGGCCGTCGCGCGGGTGCTGCCCCCGGTCGGGCTGCTGTCGCCCTGCTCCTGCTCGGTGGTCTCGACCGGTGCCTCGGCGCCATCGAGATCCGACTCGTCCGCCGGCTCGACCTCGCCGTCGGCGTTGGTACGACGCTGCTGCACCTGCTCGATGCGCGCGACTGCGCCCTCCTGGATCTGGTGGGCAATCGCTGCGGCGCCGCCGCCGATCTCCTTGGCCTTGGCCGTGACTCGGTCCTTGACGGACGACGCATAGACGTCGACGTATTCCTGGCCGGAGAGCAGCATCAGCTCGTACATGATCTCGTCGGTGATCGAGCGAAGCACGAACCGGTCGTCGTGCATGCCCTGGTAACGCGAGAAGTCCATCGGCCGGCCGATCCGGACGCCGATGCGCATGATGCGCGGGATGACCTTGCCGGTGGGCTGTGCCTTGTCCGTGTCGATCATCGCGACCGGCAGCACCGGGACGCGAGCCTCGAGGGCCATCCGGGCGACGCCGGTCTTGCCCTTGTAGAGGCGACCATCGGGAGAACGCGTGCCCTCGGGGTAGATGCCGAACAGCTCACCCTTGCCCAGGACCTTCAGGCCTGCCTGAATGGCACCCTCGCTGGCGCTGCCGCCGGCCCGGTCGATCGGGATCTGTCCGGCGCCGCGGAAGAACGCTGCCGTCAGTCGCCCTTTGATCCCCGTGCCCGTGAAGTACTCGATCTTCGCGGGAAAAGTGATGCGCCGCTCCAGCACGAGGGGTAGGAAGAAGGAGTCCGAGAAGGACAGGTGGTTGCTCGCGAGAATCGCCGCACCCTCCTCGGGCACGTGCTTGTCGCCCTCGACCCACGGTCGGAACAGCAGATTGAGAAGAGGACCGAGCACGATCTTCTTCAACACCCAGTAGAACACTGTGCCTCCCGTCTGATGAACGGCCTGAACTCTACGGCACCCTCGCGCACCGATGGCGTCGATGGAAGGATGCACCCATGCAGATCCTCCCCGGTGCCGAGCCGCTGTCCCACGACGGCTCGCAGGTAGGTGTCCTGGTCTGTCACGGATTCACCGGGACCACCCAGAGCATGCGTCCGATCGCCGAGCGCTGCGTCGCCGAGGGATGGACCGTACGCATGCCTCGGCTGCCCGGTCACGGCACGACCTGGCAGGACCTCAACAAGACGGTCTGGACCGACTGGTACGCCGAGGTCGAGGCGGCCTACGCCGAGCTGCAGGAGCGGTGCACGCACGTGGCCGTCGTCGGCCTGTCGCTGGGCGGCAGCCTCGTGACCCTCCTCGCGGAGGAGCACGATGACGTTGCCGGCCTCGTCCTGATCAACCCGGCCTATGAGCCCAAGGACCCGCGGCTGAAGGCGCTGCCGATCGTCAAGCGCTTGGTGCCCTCACTTGCGGCCATCGGCAACGACATCAAGAAGCCCGGCGTCACCGAGCTGGCCTACGACCGCACACCTCTCAAGGCGCTCCACTCGGCGGTGGCGATGTGGCGGCAGGTCACCCGAGACCTGCCCCAGATCACCCAGCCGATCCTGCTGATGCACTCGCCGGAGGATCACGTGGTGGAGCCGAGCAACTCCGAGCTCCTCCTGTCGCGGGTCTCCAGCGCTGATGTCACGGAGATCCTCCTCGAGGACTCCTTCCACGTGGCCACGCTCGACAACGACGCCGAACGCATCCTCGATGAGACCGTCGACTTCGTCCGCAAGGTGTGTGCCTGATGTCCACGGACCCACGCGACAACGAGCGCACTGATTTCGACGCGAGGTTCGCTGAGATCATCGCGCAGTTCGACGAGGACCCACTGGACTCATCGGACCTGGCCGACCAGCCGGACGAGGTGGACGACGAGCCCGATCGGCCGTCGGCCGAGGTTCTGCCTCCTGAGCCCACGGCGTCGATGGACCCTCTTGCCTCGCTGCCGGTCCAGTGGCGGATGCCGTCGACCGATGAGCCTCCGGCCCTCATGGAGGACGACGGCACCTACGAACCCCCGCCGCCGATGCCGCTGCCGACCGGCGACCTGCACTTCTGGGGCATCCTCGCCGCCATGATCGGCGGCCCGTTGTGGCTGCTCTACCTGTTCATGTTCGACCGCTACGCCCGGCCCATGTGGTGGGTGCTCGCCTGCGCGGTGAGTGCCCTCGGCGTCGTCCTGCTCATCCTGCGCCAGCCGGTCAACCGCGACGATCAGGATGAGGACGACGACGGCGCAGTGCTCTGAGTCTTCTGAACCTGCTGGGCTCATCTCCTCCTCCGGCCGAGGTCGCAGGCTCCCCCGGTCCGGCATCGTCGACGAGCCGAGTGCTTACACCTTGAGCGGTGTGAGATCCAGATCGAGGTAGAGCGGGCGGTGGTCGGTCGCCGCAACCAGATCAGCCTCGTCCAGCTCCAGGCTCGGTCGCACGGGCTTGAGCGTGGGCGAGGCGAAGATCGCGTCGATGCGCTTGACCGGCTTGCTGCTCGGGAACGTCAGCACATCCCCGTTCGCATCCTCCAGCTCGCGTGACAGCTCGGCCCACGCCTTGCCGTCGTGGGTCTCGTTGATGTCCCCGGCCACTACCAGCGGGACGTCGTCGCCCAGCTCGGCGGCCCGGCGCAGCAGTGCCGCGTGGGCCGGTCGCTCTGCCGACCGCAGGCTGAGGTGCACGCTCACCGCGGTCAACGGCCGATGGCCCGGCAGCTGCAGCTGGGCGAAGGCGTAGCCGCGCGGCTCGTCCGGCCGGCGTACGGGAAGGAGCCGATGACCGCTGGAGAGCACGTCCACCCGCAGCGCCGTGAACAGCGTCGTGCTCATCCGGCCCCGATGACCGCCCGCCCAGTAGAGCCCGCAGCTGGCCGCGAAGTCGGCGATCCGGTGACCCGAAAGCGGGTGTCGCGGGACCTCCTGCAGGCACAGCACGTCCGGATTGAGAGCTCGGACCACGCGCCGCAGCGCATCGGTGTCGTCCTTGAAGGCGCGCACGTTGTAGGACACCACCCGAAGCATGCTCGTGCCTGTGCCCGCTCCGAGAGCGTCCGGGACGTTGTCGCTGGCGTTCGCGTTCATGCGGGTACGACCGCCGCCCGGGCCAGGTCGGCGGCACCGACGAGGCCGGCCTCATTGCGGAGCTTGGCCGCCTTGATCCGCGCCTCAGGTCGATAACCGCGACCGGCGAGGTGGCGGCGGAACGACTCGCGGGCGGGGTTGAGGAGCAGGTCACCAGCCGCGCTCACGCCGCCGCCGATCACGAACGAGCCGGGGTCGAACGCGTTGGCGAGGTTGGCCAGGCCGATCCCGAGCCAGCCGCCGATCTCCGCCAGCAGCTCGGCGGCGATCGGATCACCCTGCTCGGCCGCCTCGGTGACGATCGGTCCGGTGATCGCCGAGATGTCTCCACCGACCCGTGCGATCAGATCGGCGGCCAGCGGCGACTGTGCCATGACCAGCGAACGCGCCTCGCGCACCAAGGCGTTGCCACTGGCGTACTGCTCCCAGCACCCTCGGTTGCCGCACTCGCAGCGGTGCCCGCCAGGCATCACCTGCATGTGACCGAACTCGCCGGCGATGCCGAAGCGTCCGCGCTGGATCCGTCCGTCGTT includes these proteins:
- a CDS encoding class II 3-deoxy-7-phosphoheptulonate synthase — translated: MSTTAPTAPVVPSSTPGLQWPDLPTAQRPSWPQDGSLERVRETLASYPPLVFAGECDVLRSRLADAARGEAFLLQGGDCAEMFDSATADNIRDRVKTILQMAAVLTYGASTPVIKMGRIAGQYAKPRSKDTETRGDVTLPAYRGDMVNDFAFSPEARRPDPDRLARAYHTSSATLNLVRAFTTGGFADLRHVHEWNRGFIANSAYARYETTARDIDRAMRFMDACGADFDAMRTVEFFASHEALLLDYEQPLTRIDSRTGNPYATSGHFVWVGERTRQLDGAHLDYVSRIHNPVGVKLGPNVDPDEVLRIIDKVDPDREPGRLTFITRMGAQTVRDALPPVVEKVTASGAKVVWVSDPMHGNTFESSTGYKTREFDDVVEEVRGFFEVHQSLGTIPGGIHVELTGNDVTECLGGSEKILDADLEKRYETACDPRLNHQQSLELSFLVAEMLSQRLA
- a CDS encoding DUF1028 domain-containing protein, yielding MTFSIVARSGAAHGVAVASKFLAVGSVVPAVDARGAVATQAWARTAYKQELLELLAKGVETSTALDQATSADEGREARQVGVVGPSGPATFTGADATPWCGGRTGEDGADAYAIQGNILVGEEVVLEMEQQWLRGAHLPFADRLAQVLLAGDRAGGDRRGRQSAALLAYSPGTGYDDSGVLADLRVDDHDDPVPELIRLLDLQDLYLGRPTTVLRLQGNLAEEVAARLQATGRRTEDVSAALADWAGVENLEMRLTDDGIDARVLQVLRERTGELPT
- a CDS encoding lysophospholipid acyltransferase family protein, with translation MFYWVLKKIVLGPLLNLLFRPWVEGDKHVPEEGAAILASNHLSFSDSFFLPLVLERRITFPAKIEYFTGTGIKGRLTAAFFRGAGQIPIDRAGGSASEGAIQAGLKVLGKGELFGIYPEGTRSPDGRLYKGKTGVARMALEARVPVLPVAMIDTDKAQPTGKVIPRIMRIGVRIGRPMDFSRYQGMHDDRFVLRSITDEIMYELMLLSGQEYVDVYASSVKDRVTAKAKEIGGGAAAIAHQIQEGAVARIEQVQQRRTNADGEVEPADESDLDGAEAPVETTEQEQGDSSPTGGSTRATA
- a CDS encoding alpha/beta hydrolase, producing MQILPGAEPLSHDGSQVGVLVCHGFTGTTQSMRPIAERCVAEGWTVRMPRLPGHGTTWQDLNKTVWTDWYAEVEAAYAELQERCTHVAVVGLSLGGSLVTLLAEEHDDVAGLVLINPAYEPKDPRLKALPIVKRLVPSLAAIGNDIKKPGVTELAYDRTPLKALHSAVAMWRQVTRDLPQITQPILLMHSPEDHVVEPSNSELLLSRVSSADVTEILLEDSFHVATLDNDAERILDETVDFVRKVCA
- a CDS encoding endonuclease/exonuclease/phosphatase family protein gives rise to the protein MNANASDNVPDALGAGTGTSMLRVVSYNVRAFKDDTDALRRVVRALNPDVLCLQEVPRHPLSGHRIADFAASCGLYWAGGHRGRMSTTLFTALRVDVLSSGHRLLPVRRPDEPRGYAFAQLQLPGHRPLTAVSVHLSLRSAERPAHAALLRRAAELGDDVPLVVAGDINETHDGKAWAELSRELEDANGDVLTFPSSKPVKRIDAIFASPTLKPVRPSLELDEADLVAATDHRPLYLDLDLTPLKV
- a CDS encoding ROK family glucokinase, producing the protein MSTPPRAIGIDIGGTKVAGGLVDEHGQVILRARRDTPHRSTAPRVVEDLIVDVVEELLGGTEDPVVAIGIGAAGFVAADRATVVFAPHLSWRHEPLREALARRVELPVFVDNDANAACWAEWRFGAGQGETHLVMVNLGTGIGGAVMNDGRIQRGRFGIAGEFGHMQVMPGGHRCECGNRGCWEQYASGNALVREARSLVMAQSPLAADLIARVGGDISAITGPIVTEAAEQGDPIAAELLAEIGGWLGIGLANLANAFDPGSFVIGGGVSAAGDLLLNPARESFRRHLAGRGYRPEARIKAAKLRNEAGLVGAADLARAAVVPA